CCGCGTGATTCCGAGAACCATGGCGTCATTCACACTGAGTTGTCTTCCTACGGAAAGGGGTAACACTAAGACCCCGCCTTCGCTCAGACAATCGAGCCAAGCAGGGTGCGGGTGGGTAACTCCCGCGTTGATGAGGATTGCATCACAAGGAACAGGATCGACATCAGCTCCATCCCTGTTCAGCACCTTCACATGGTCGTAATCCATCAAATTTGTGACGGCAATTTCGGCGAGAGTGGAATCGATTTCAGCGGCAACCACTGAGCCTCTGGATCCGACCACTTCGGCCATAATCGCGGTATAGTAACCCGTTCCGCAACCGCAGTGAAAGGCGCGCTTACCCGGGCTCAGTTTGAGCGCGGCTATTAGGCGTGCGATTATGCTGGGCTGGCCATTGTTCAGAAACTTCTTGCTTTCAAGAGCCACAAACACATCATGATAGACGTCGCATACGCTACTCGTGGTGCGATAACTGGAGTGCTTTACAGAGGTACCGGACGAGAACTTCCAAGGTGGCGCTCCAAGGTACCGTTCTCTTGGAACCCGAGCGAATGCAGACACCAAATCAGGCGATTCGAGACCGGCAACTATGCGGAGTTCCTCGGAGTAGAAACGGCGAAGCTGGTCCAGTGTGAAATGATTGTTTACCTCTTCGGTCATCGTTTCCTTCGAAATCAACTTGCGTCTGTTTCGGATTGAGCCAAGTGAATAGTTCGACTCTACACTCTAAGAGATTTCGTAGAAGGGCCGAAGCAACCTCCACACAAGTATTAGTTCCATTTTGGACCTGGTCGACGATGACCAGAGCGGACTTTCAGCAAAACGGGGTTAGCGGCAACTTCGCTTGATAGTCGGGGTGCTCTATGCGACGCATGGCCACCAAAGGACCGCAGCCCACCTACACTGAGATCTGCACCAACTGTGGCGTCGTTATCCCTGTCCGCGACGTCGTCAACATCGACGCCAAGAACAACGGCTGTCCGAAGTGTGGCGAGGCCTGCAAAGTGCCGGGGTCTGAGAAGTGGCAGCTTGGAAACTAAAGGCCTCTGCACTATTGTCTGGGATTTCCGCCAGAGAGCAGGATCATCGGAATCTGCGAAGCCAGCTGCAGGTCAATCAACATCACCAGCCGCCGATCCAACTGGAAAAACACCGCGGTTTTCCTTCCTGGTATCACGTTGTTGAAGAGCGAAGTGTATCTCAGCCGTAACTCCGCAACCGATTGATCGACGCCAAGCATCTTGCGTACCAGTCCCATTGCCTGATCGTCGGTCAAGGTAGAGTAGCTGGATGCGAACTCTTTGAGCGCCGCATACTTCGCATCGTTGATCCTCACCAGATCGGCAGTGTACTGGTCATACAGCGGCCAGAATTTCACCGCCTCTTGATCAGTCAGCTGAAGATTTGAAGCGATGATCTGCCTTTTCTGTAACCGAACATCCTTCCGTAATAACTCGATATTTTGATCCGTAGCGCTCTGGGTAGAGTTGTCAGACGGGGTTTGCGCCGAACTTTGACTGCAATAGAGTCCAGTCAAAATTACCATTGCTGCAATGCTGAACGATAGAAGACTTTTCCTTATCACGGATATCTCCTTCCCATCGCTGTCGTTTGGTTGAACCCGCAGGGACCTCAGGGTGCAAGCAGAATCTTACGCCTTACTATCGCGAGCCGGGCAAGTCGCTCATCGAACGACGATCCAAAACCTGGCGTCGAAGTTCTCCAAGTTCGAATCTCCCGCGCACGCCCTTCGGCGCGGATGAGATTTTGAACACTCACCCGGCAACCAATCGAGTGGCGGCATAACGTTGAAGTCGGTGGCGGAACCTTTAGTTGCTCGGACTAATTGCTCGGACCAAAGCACAACATTTCTTCGAGGCTGTACTCTTATTCTGGAACTATCGTAGGGGGTGGCGAAATGGCGATGAGACTCTCAACGCAAACTTTCGGATCAATTGCGATTGCGGCCGCACCCGCGGGCTCCACTCCGTCTAATACAGCATTTACTCTGACCTCCAGCGGAGGACCTTTCTGCATTCTCGGGTTCTACGTCAACGCATACAAAATGGATGCGTCGGTAGCAGGTCTGGTTCAAATTGAGCTGAGTCGGATCAACGGACAAGGAGTTGTGCACCCGGCCGTGGAGATCGCTGAAGGCATATCCGTAAAGCCGCAGGATCTCGTAGTCAGTTATGGATCAGTGATGAGTTCTTCGTACAGCCTCTCATTTCAGGTTACTCAATGGCCTGCGGCTAGCGGCATAGGCTCGTCGTTCAACATAGAGGGAACGATCGTCTTTCTCGCAGACGAAACCGTTACACTCGCGGTCGCTGTATCCGAGCCTTAGACCGAGACCGCGTCAAACAAGACCGCTGAGACGGAGCGTAGAGTCCAGCTGGGCCCCGCAATTCAGGGCGGTCAGTCGGCACATATCACCGATTCACCCACAGGCAACCAATCGAGTGGCGGCATAATGTTGTAGTCGGTGGCCGAACTCGCGGTGGCGAACTCCACCTTGAAAAGTGATGCAGGGGATGCAGGTTTAGTTACCGCGTGCGGTGAGGCGCTCCAGTTGCTGGATGTGGTTGATGTCGTGGCCGGCCATGGTCTCGACGATGGTCCAGAGGGTCATGGTGCCGCGCTCGGGGTGGGTGGCGGTGCGGCGGCGGTCGTCTTCGGAGACGGTGGCGAGAAAGAGGAGGTTCCAGTTGCGTGTGGCCTGGAAGAGGGCGAGTGCGGGTTCGAGGTGGTAGACGGCGTAGCGCTGGGACCAGGCGTCCTGGTCGAAGGGCTGGATGATGTGGTGGGGTTGGTCGGGTGCGGAGGCGAGGGTCTGACGGAGGCGGAAGGCGAAGACCATCTCGGTGTCGGCGAGGTGGGTGATGATGTTGCAGATGCTCCATTTGCCGGGGGCAGGTGGTGTGTTGACCTGCGCGCCGGTGAGGTGGGCGGTGAGGTTGTGGAGGCGCTCGGCGGTGCTGGTGAGGACAGGGATGGGGTCGCGGCCGTCAAGGTACTTTGCGTAGGGGTTTAATTCCATCTGGAGACGGTATCACGGGTGGGTGGGGTGGAGGCTAGTTGGTTTGGGAGGCTGGGCCCACTTCGCGTGGAGCGGTCACTTCGTGACGTGTGTACCGGTCTGCGCACGACGAAGGTGCTGGGGCCTCCCGTTGGTCGGAGGAGGACCGCTTCAGGAGGATCTGGCGCTTGATTCGGGTTGCCAGGGGTCGTAGGTGCCGATGCCCCACGTGTGGCCTTCGAGGTCGCGGCAGGAGAAGTGGCGGCCACCGTAGTCCATGTCGCGAATGTCGAGGACCATCTCGGCTCCGGCAGCCTTTGCGGTGGAGTAAACAGCGTCGGCGTCGGGGACTACGAGGTAAGCGCCCTGGGTTTCGCGGAAGCCGATCTCATCGGGCTGGACCATGAACTTGCCGGCTTCGCCGCCGTTGTCGACGGAGCCGAGCATGATCATGCCGTTGCCGAAGGTGAGCTGGGCGTGCTGGACGGTTTTGTTGTCGGGGGCTACGAAGACGGCTTGCTTTTTGAAGCCGAAGGCGGCGACGAGCCAGTCGATGGCGGCGAGCGCGTCGCGGTAGCGGAGGCTGGGGATGATGGTGGATCCGGCGGTGTTGATTGGAGTGTTCATGGTTGGAAGGATGCCATGGGAGCGGAGGAGTGGTCTTGGAAAATTCGGCGATGCGGAGAGATTTTTTGTGGTTTGATTTCCTGCTTTCAGGTGAGGCGGGGAACAATCCGATGGGTGGTAGGCTACTGGAGTTATGGCGGAGATTGTGGTGCGAGAGGCGGTTGGGGTTGAAGATATTGCCGCGGTGCGACGGCTGATGCAGGCGTATGGAGAGTATCTGGCGGCGAATCCTGCGGGTGCGGCGAATATCTGTCTTGAGGGGTATGGGCAGGAGTTGGAGGGGCTGCCGGGAGCTTATTTGGTTCTGTTGCTGGCGGTGGTCGATGGGACTGCGGCGGGGTGTGTGGCTCTGCGTCTTTTGCGAGGCGAACAGAAGGGATGTGAGATGAAGCGGCTCTGGGTGGATGGCGCGTTTCGCGGGGACGGGCTGGGACGGCGGCTCGTGAAGGAGGCGATCGCGTGGGCGGAGGGAGCTGGGTTTGGGGCAATGTATTTGGATACGGTTCCGGCTGCGATGCCGGAGGCGAATCGGCTGTATGAGGAGATGGGATTCGTGCGGGTGGAGCGGTATAACGAGAATCCGATTGCGGATGTGGTGTTCTTTCGGCGCGGTTTGAAGGGGAGGAGCTTGGCCCAGGTTGAAAAGGGGTGCTAAAGCTGTTTTGCGTTGGATGGTGGGGAGCGGAGACGAAATACGGGGGTCTCTCCACTGCGCAACGAACGATAAAACTGTTCGTTGCTTCGGTCGAGATGACGAGTCATTGCAAGGGCTGGCGATCTGCTGCAAACTCCTTTTTTTAATTCCTTTTTAGAAAGCTCCGCGTCTTTTGAAACTTCCTCTTACACGGCCTGCAGGTGAACTGCGCTAATCGAGGGGGATGTGGTTGGCCCAGATGCGGTTGGTGGTGGAGTAGTCGGTGGCGCTGAGGCCGGAGAAGGCGCGGAAGTCGTTGGCGAAGTGGGATTGGTCGTAGTAGCCGCAGGTGAGGGCTAGTTCGGCCCAGCGGACGTCGGCGCCGCGATGCATCTGCTGGATGGCTTGCTGGAAGCGCTGGATGCGGCAGTAGAGCTTGGGGGAGATGCCGACTTGTTGATTGAAGCGCTCGGAGAGACGGCGGGGGCTGAGGCCGGTGGTGCGGGTGAGCTCTGCGATGGTGGTGGTGCCGGGGGCGGTGTGGAGGTGGGTGAGGGCGTAGTCGAGGATGGGGTCGCGGCGCTGATGTTTGCTGAGAGAGAGGCGGGTGAGGAGGGCGAATTCGAGGAGTGCGAACTTTTGTTCGGGGGTGGGGGCTTCGCGGAGATCGTTGCGGAGGTTGTGGCAGGCGCGGCCCCAGAGGTCGTCGAGAGCGGTCTCGCAGTTGGTGAAGACGGAGGCGTCTTCGGGGAAGAAGGCGGGAGTGCCGCCGGGGTGGAAGACAACGCCGATGAGCTCAGTGAAGTCGATGGCGTCGATCTGCTGGTAGCGGGAGTAGATGCCGAGGAAGATGCCGGCGGGGGAGTGGTCGAGGGGACTGACCGGATTGTTTGCGTCGGTGAGGTAGTCGCGGGCGAGCGAGAGGACGATCTGGGCTCGGCCGGTGGGGAGAACGCGCTCGTGGCGATGGGTGGCGTGAGGGTCGCGAGCGTACCAGAGGGTTTTGATGAAAGGAGAGAGGGCGGGATGAGGAGTGTGCTCGAGATAGAGCATGGGTCGCCTCGGTTTGCCTGATGGTATCTCAGAGGGGAGACGGTTGTCCTGCCGGACGGCCCCACTGCGCGTGGGGCGGTCACTTCGTGACGTGTCTACCGGTCTGGGTGGGTTAGCTGCATAGGGCCTCCCGTTGGTCGGCTGAAATTTTGATTCCGACCAACGGGAGGATCATTTGCCGCCCCAAGGTGAACACCCCACGAAGTGGGCGCTCCGCGCGCAGCGGGCCCGTCCGGCAGGACAACGAGCGCATCTAAAGACCCTAACCGCAATGCGTGTGGCGATGTAGGACAATAGAAGATGGACTAATAGGGGATTTGAAGCGATGGCGGATGAGCGGGTTGTAGGGATTGATTTGGGTACGACGAACTCCCTGGTGGCGTTTATGGAGGGTGGTACGCCGGTGGTGATTCCCGGTGAGGGCGGTGAGCGGCTGGTGCCGTCGGTGGTGGCGTGGACCGATAGTGGTGTGGTGGTGGGGAATGCGGCGCGGGGGACGCTGATGGCGGACTCGGCGAGCGCGGTGTACTCGGCTAAACGATTGATGGGAAGAGATATCGAGGATGTGCGGGGGGAGTTGAAGTTGTTTCCGTTCAAGCTGGCGGAGGGGTTGCGGCCGGGTGAGGTGCTGAAGGTGAGTGTGGGCGGGTTGATGCTGACGCCGCCGGAGATCTCAGCCTATGTGCTGCAGCAGTTGAAGAAGAATGCCGAGCGGTTTTTTGGCGGGCCGGTGACGAAGGCGGTGATTACGGTTCCGGCTTACTTCAACGATGCGCAACGGCAGGCCACGAAGGATGCGGGGCGGATTGCGGGGCTTGAGGTGCTGCGGCTGGTGAATGAGCCTACTGCGGCGGCGCTGGCTTATGGATTGGATAAGAACAAAGATGGACTGATTGCGGTGTATGACTTTGGTGGTGGGACGTTCGATGTTTCGATTCTGAAGCTGCATGAGGGGATCTTCGAGGTGGTTGCGACGGGTGGGGATACGCACCTGGGTGGCGACGATATCGACAACCTGATGATTGCGATTGCGCTGGATGATATTGCCGGGGATCTGGGTGTGGATGTTCGCGGGAATGGCGAGGTGGTGCAGGCGATTCGTAAGGCTGTGATCGATGCGAAAATTCTGCTGTCGATTGCGGACAACGCGACGTTGAATGTTGAGCTGTCGGATGGGAAGAGGTATCTGCGGCAGATCTCGCGGGAGCAGTTTGAAGGTTTGATTGCCGGCGTGATTGCGCGGACGGCGGGGCCTTGCAAGCAGGCGCTGAAAGATGCGGGATTGAGCGCAGCGCAGATCGATGAAGTTGTGCTGGTGGGTGGGTCGACGCGCATTCCTGCGGTGCGGGCGTTGGTGGACGATCTTTTTGAGATGAAGGCGCGGGGGAAGAAGCCGCATACGGAGTTGAATCCGGATGAGGTGGTGGCGCTGGGGGCGGCGGTGCAGGCGCAGATTCTGGCGGGCGGGGCTGTGTCGGGATCGGGGCTTGAGGATCTGTTGCTGCTGGATGTGACGCCGTTGTCGCTTGGGATTGAGGCGCTGGGCGGTGTGGTGGCGAAGATTATTCAACGGAACTCGACGATTCCGGCGAGCGCGACGGAGCACTTTACGACGGGGGTGGATGGGCAGACGAATGTTGCAATCCATGTGGTGCAGGGAGAGCGGGAGCTGGCGAAGGATTGCAGGTCGCTGGCGCGATTTGATCTGAAGGGGATTCCGCCGATGGTGGCTGGGCTGCCGCGTATCGAGGTGAAGTTTCTGATCGATGCGAATGGAATTTTGCATGTGAGTGCGCGCGAGCAGAGGAGCGGAAAAGAGGCTGAGGTTGAGGTGAAGCCGACGTACGGACTTACGGACGAGCAGGTTGAGACGATGATTCTGGATTCGTTCGATAACGCGGAGACCGATATTCAGGAGCGGCAGACGATCGAGGCGAAGAATGAGGCTGAGACGATTCTGACTGCGGTGAAGAAAGGTAAGAGCCATGCTGCGTGGCAGATGCTGACGAGCGTAGAGATAGAGAAGATTGCAACGGAGGTTTCTTTTTTAGAGGCCGCGGTGCAGGGTGGGGAGTACAAGGTGATTCGCAACGGGATCGAGCGGCTGGATAAGGCGACGCGGCGATTTGCGGAGTTGATGATGGATACAGCGGTCTCGGGCGCGATGCAGGGCAAGACGATGGAGGCTGCAGGTGAGAGCATGGGTAAGGGACCAACTGCTCCGCACCCCTTTGCGAAGGCGCAGGTGAGCAGCTCGCGTATAGACGCTGATACTGAGACGAAGAAGATTGAAGAATCAATTCATGATGAGGCTACGGCCGGAGAGTCGACGGAAGACTGAACAATGAGTGAGACGAAGAAGATTGCTGAAGCTGTGGATCTGTCGAAGCCTGCGGGCGAGGGGATGGTTCGCGTGACGTTTTTGCCTGAGGGCAGGACGGTGGAGTTCCCGTTCGATACGCTGCCTTACGAAGGGCATGGATTGCCGATGTCGTTTCTGGATGTGGCGGAGAACTACCAGATCTTTCTGGATCACGCGTGTGGTGGCGTTTGTGCTTGTACGACGTGCCATATCCATGTGAAGGAAGGCGCGCAGGGGATCAGTGAGGCGGAGGATCTGGAGCTGGACCGGATGGAGACGGCGGCGGATATTCAGTTGAACTCGCGGCTGGGATGCCAGGCGGTGATTGAAAAGCCGGGGACGTATGTGGTGGAGATTCCGAAGTGGAACAGGAATTATGTGCAGGAAGGTAAGCCTTCGCATGGACCTGGTGCTTAGGATTTCCTGACGGTCTCTCGTTACCGTGGCTTATGGGATCGCGGGTCCAATTGACGGTTGTATTCGGCGCTGTCGAAGCGGCCTTGCGAGGAAGCAATGAGTTCATCGGAGTCGATCTGCCAAGTCTCGGAGCCGCCGATGCGAACCGGCTGTCCGGTACCTCCGGGGCCTGTGTTGGTCCTGTGAGAGTCCAGTGGTAGATGACTTGATCGTCCTGGATGCTTAGGGCGTCCATGACGATGCGGAGATCGGGGAAAGCGGTCATGAAGGATTGAGCTACTTCGGCGATTGCGGCTCTTCCGACTGCAGGCGCGCCGTCGTTGATGCGGAGTGAACCGTTCGCTGCAAAGAATGCAGCGACGCTTGCGGCATCCTGACTGCACCAGGCATCGGTATAACGCGCTGCAAAGTCTCGCAGCTCGGATGGATCGGCTTGCATGGACTCCAATTGTATCGGTGAGGTCGTGAGAGCGATGGGGTGACGGCTACGCGGGGAGGATTCCGTACTTTGCTTCGAGGAAGATTTGCAGGTCCTCGGGGAGGGCGGATGTCAGTTCCTGCCAGGTTAGTAGCTTGAGGCGCCAGGCGAAGCTGGGGTAGTGCACGGCGGAGAGGATGGAGTACCAGATCTCGATGAGGTCGCGGCGGCGGGCATCGCAGAGGACGCAGAAGGAAGCGTCGGAGGCGAAGGCGGCGAGGACGTTGCGAATGAGCTGGTAGCCCTGAATGACGGTGCGGGAACGCGCAGAGACTGTGGGTGGGAGTAGGTTGGGCGACGGCTCTTCGAGGTCGGAGAAATCCTCTGCCGACGGTTGCGTTGGTGTCGTCATAATTTTGCTGGGCAGGCGCTCGACGGCGAAGATGGTT
This Tunturibacter gelidoferens DNA region includes the following protein-coding sequences:
- the hscA gene encoding Fe-S protein assembly chaperone HscA yields the protein MADERVVGIDLGTTNSLVAFMEGGTPVVIPGEGGERLVPSVVAWTDSGVVVGNAARGTLMADSASAVYSAKRLMGRDIEDVRGELKLFPFKLAEGLRPGEVLKVSVGGLMLTPPEISAYVLQQLKKNAERFFGGPVTKAVITVPAYFNDAQRQATKDAGRIAGLEVLRLVNEPTAAALAYGLDKNKDGLIAVYDFGGGTFDVSILKLHEGIFEVVATGGDTHLGGDDIDNLMIAIALDDIAGDLGVDVRGNGEVVQAIRKAVIDAKILLSIADNATLNVELSDGKRYLRQISREQFEGLIAGVIARTAGPCKQALKDAGLSAAQIDEVVLVGGSTRIPAVRALVDDLFEMKARGKKPHTELNPDEVVALGAAVQAQILAGGAVSGSGLEDLLLLDVTPLSLGIEALGGVVAKIIQRNSTIPASATEHFTTGVDGQTNVAIHVVQGERELAKDCRSLARFDLKGIPPMVAGLPRIEVKFLIDANGILHVSAREQRSGKEAEVEVKPTYGLTDEQVETMILDSFDNAETDIQERQTIEAKNEAETILTAVKKGKSHAAWQMLTSVEIEKIATEVSFLEAAVQGGEYKVIRNGIERLDKATRRFAELMMDTAVSGAMQGKTMEAAGESMGKGPTAPHPFAKAQVSSSRIDADTETKKIEESIHDEATAGESTED
- a CDS encoding GNAT family N-acetyltransferase, encoding MAEIVVREAVGVEDIAAVRRLMQAYGEYLAANPAGAANICLEGYGQELEGLPGAYLVLLLAVVDGTAAGCVALRLLRGEQKGCEMKRLWVDGAFRGDGLGRRLVKEAIAWAEGAGFGAMYLDTVPAAMPEANRLYEEMGFVRVERYNENPIADVVFFRRGLKGRSLAQVEKGC
- a CDS encoding AraC family transcriptional regulator, which encodes MLYLEHTPHPALSPFIKTLWYARDPHATHRHERVLPTGRAQIVLSLARDYLTDANNPVSPLDHSPAGIFLGIYSRYQQIDAIDFTELIGVVFHPGGTPAFFPEDASVFTNCETALDDLWGRACHNLRNDLREAPTPEQKFALLEFALLTRLSLSKHQRRDPILDYALTHLHTAPGTTTIAELTRTTGLSPRRLSERFNQQVGISPKLYCRIQRFQQAIQQMHRGADVRWAELALTCGYYDQSHFANDFRAFSGLSATDYSTTNRIWANHIPLD
- a CDS encoding VOC family protein encodes the protein MNTPINTAGSTIIPSLRYRDALAAIDWLVAAFGFKKQAVFVAPDNKTVQHAQLTFGNGMIMLGSVDNGGEAGKFMVQPDEIGFRETQGAYLVVPDADAVYSTAKAAGAEMVLDIRDMDYGGRHFSCRDLEGHTWGIGTYDPWQPESSARSS
- a CDS encoding protein-L-isoaspartate O-methyltransferase family protein translates to MTEEVNNHFTLDQLRRFYSEELRIVAGLESPDLVSAFARVPRERYLGAPPWKFSSGTSVKHSSYRTTSSVCDVYHDVFVALESKKFLNNGQPSIIARLIAALKLSPGKRAFHCGCGTGYYTAIMAEVVGSRGSVVAAEIDSTLAEIAVTNLMDYDHVKVLNRDGADVDPVPCDAILINAGVTHPHPAWLDCLSEGGVLVLPLSVGRQLSVNDAMVLGITRRHNQFAAEILSIITIYSSPSMRDPILQSMLNDSFESHAMLRLKSVRKEHHDRTDTCIVHAPGFCLSAVTI
- a CDS encoding DinB family protein; amino-acid sequence: MELNPYAKYLDGRDPIPVLTSTAERLHNLTAHLTGAQVNTPPAPGKWSICNIITHLADTEMVFAFRLRQTLASAPDQPHHIIQPFDQDAWSQRYAVYHLEPALALFQATRNWNLLFLATVSEDDRRRTATHPERGTMTLWTIVETMAGHDINHIQQLERLTARGN
- a CDS encoding 2Fe-2S iron-sulfur cluster-binding protein, producing MSETKKIAEAVDLSKPAGEGMVRVTFLPEGRTVEFPFDTLPYEGHGLPMSFLDVAENYQIFLDHACGGVCACTTCHIHVKEGAQGISEAEDLELDRMETAADIQLNSRLGCQAVIEKPGTYVVEIPKWNRNYVQEGKPSHGPGA